In Chlamydia serpentis, the following are encoded in one genomic region:
- a CDS encoding transglutaminase family protein, with the protein MLKYFTVRRIFRVCFCSFLFSPFYLDCANSKRSSYNKTFLISKDLKIEEECHKFWNLDSYKLDSLCAYQLIYRDFYSSQRIRQLFPQIKENEVSLFAKTILSLGNIEHSFSKEAISLMKKLSCPGLRLSSLEQSSEVDPEKDLARALVELEFPEDLGKSRAIYYSNYLDVLALRIHAERQRYLDSHPSTPGTTEFHKATIEAINTILFYEEAIRYPSKKEMFSDEFSFLSSVTDRKFGVCLGVTSLYFSLSQRLDLPLEAVTPPGHIYLRYRGGEVNIETTAGGRHLPTENYCDCLAIEELQVRTPKEIIGLTFMNQGSFALQKKRYKEAERAYKKAQKYLQDPELQELLGFVQILRGNKTEGKTLIKHSHRADQKGSLAYDYLKGRIDLATLALLFCYPGSNYEEIASYGEELKKAMKNSSLCSEGQRRLASVAFHLGKVAEGVSFLEACAKDTPNDLSLHLRLCKILCERHDYTKALKYFLIAETLITDQGFVEEDSRSFTLFYEMRKIISTIAP; encoded by the coding sequence ATGTTAAAGTACTTTACAGTAAGGCGTATATTTAGGGTTTGTTTTTGTTCATTTTTGTTTTCTCCATTTTACTTAGATTGTGCCAATTCAAAACGGTCTTCTTATAATAAGACTTTCCTTATATCTAAAGACCTTAAAATAGAAGAAGAATGTCACAAATTTTGGAATCTCGATTCATATAAATTGGACAGTCTTTGTGCTTATCAGCTAATTTATCGTGATTTCTATAGTTCTCAACGAATACGTCAGCTTTTCCCTCAAATCAAAGAAAATGAAGTTAGCTTATTTGCTAAAACTATTCTTTCTTTAGGGAATATAGAGCACAGCTTTTCTAAAGAGGCTATTTCCTTGATGAAAAAGCTTTCTTGTCCTGGCCTTAGATTATCTTCTCTTGAACAGTCTTCAGAAGTAGACCCAGAAAAAGATTTGGCTCGGGCTTTAGTAGAGTTGGAATTTCCTGAAGATCTTGGAAAGAGTCGAGCTATATACTACAGTAATTATCTCGATGTATTAGCATTGCGGATTCATGCGGAACGCCAGCGTTATTTGGATTCACATCCCAGTACTCCAGGGACGACAGAGTTCCATAAGGCGACTATAGAGGCTATTAATACAATTCTTTTTTATGAAGAAGCTATTCGTTATCCCTCCAAGAAAGAAATGTTTTCCGACGAATTTTCTTTTCTTTCCTCAGTAACAGACAGGAAGTTTGGGGTATGCTTAGGAGTTACTTCTCTTTATTTTTCTTTGTCTCAGCGGTTAGATTTGCCTCTAGAAGCGGTAACTCCTCCTGGGCACATCTATTTGCGCTATCGAGGAGGTGAAGTAAATATAGAAACTACCGCAGGTGGTCGTCATCTCCCTACAGAAAATTACTGTGATTGCCTGGCTATAGAAGAGTTGCAGGTACGCACTCCTAAAGAAATAATAGGACTTACCTTTATGAACCAAGGCTCCTTTGCTTTGCAAAAGAAAAGGTATAAGGAAGCGGAAAGGGCTTATAAGAAAGCTCAAAAGTATCTTCAGGATCCAGAACTTCAAGAGCTTTTAGGATTTGTTCAGATCCTTAGGGGAAATAAAACAGAGGGAAAGACTTTAATCAAACATAGCCATCGTGCTGATCAAAAGGGATCCTTAGCTTATGACTACCTTAAGGGAAGAATAGACCTAGCTACGTTGGCTCTTTTATTTTGTTATCCAGGCTCTAATTATGAAGAAATAGCTTCTTATGGAGAAGAACTGAAAAAAGCTATGAAAAACTCTTCGCTATGTTCTGAAGGACAGCGTCGCCTAGCTTCAGTAGCATTTCATTTGGGTAAGGTAGCTGAAGGGGTTTCTTTTTTAGAAGCATGCGCTAAGGATACTCCTAATGATCTTTCCCTTCATCTTAGGCTATGTAAAATTTTATGTGAGAGACATGACTATACAAAGGCTTTAAAATATTTTTTAATTGCTGAAACTCTCATTACAGATCAAGGATTCGTTGAAGAAGATAGTCGCTCATTTACACTTTTTTATGAGATGAGAAAAATTATATCCACAATAGCTCCTTAA
- a CDS encoding SUMF1/EgtB/PvdO family nonheme iron enzyme translates to MESEQDIEAQFLGDYKILCRKGQSLWSEDLLAEHRFIKKRYFIRLLLPDLGSSQTFMEAFRDVVIKLAKLNQPGILTIENVSEASGRYFLVTQGQDVPMLSLTQYLKSLSRQLREIEIVDLISQLATLLDYAHSEGLYQEEWNLDSIHIRISEGVPIVVLPDLGFISLLKERILQSLFTDHKNGEARIKERILLHPTEGKHGDTYAFGAITYYLLFGFLPQGIFPMPSKTYSQYVYDWDFLLLSSLSYFEENRAKELLPLIRKKSSGEQLQNVVSNCLETSLREIAEPLDMPEKLPELILKESEFQITQQKKECVEHLEFVLVEACSIDKAMDTAIEPVGSSGIEEVGYSQALQSLLVREPVVSRYIEAEKEEPKPQPILTEMVLIEGGEFSRGSVEGQRDELPVHKVILNSFFLDIHPVTNEQFIRYLESCGSEQDRHYNELIRLRDSRIQRRSGKLIIEPGYVKHPVVGVTWYGASGYAEWVGKRLPTEAEWEIAASGGLASLRYPCGEEIEKSRANFFTADTTAVMSYPPNPYGLYDMAGNVYEWCQDWYGYDFYEISSQEPQSPQGPAQGVYRVLRGGCWKSLKDDLRCAHRHRNNPGAVNSTYGFRCARNIH, encoded by the coding sequence ATGGAAAGCGAACAGGATATAGAAGCCCAGTTTTTAGGTGACTACAAGATTCTTTGTCGCAAAGGACAAAGCTTATGGAGCGAAGATCTTCTAGCAGAACATCGATTTATAAAAAAACGTTATTTTATTCGTCTTCTTCTTCCTGATCTAGGATCTTCCCAAACATTTATGGAAGCCTTTCGAGATGTTGTTATTAAGCTTGCCAAACTAAACCAACCAGGGATTCTTACTATAGAGAATGTTTCCGAAGCTTCGGGACGATATTTTCTAGTCACTCAAGGACAAGATGTTCCTATGCTTTCTCTAACCCAATATTTGAAAAGTCTTTCGCGTCAACTTAGAGAAATAGAAATTGTAGACCTTATAAGCCAACTCGCAACTCTTTTAGACTATGCGCATTCAGAAGGATTGTACCAAGAAGAATGGAACCTTGATAGCATACATATCCGTATTTCTGAAGGGGTCCCTATAGTAGTTCTTCCTGATTTAGGATTTATTTCGTTGTTAAAAGAGCGTATTTTGCAATCCCTTTTTACAGATCATAAAAATGGAGAAGCCAGGATAAAAGAAAGGATATTACTTCACCCTACAGAAGGAAAACATGGAGATACATATGCTTTTGGTGCTATAACGTATTACTTACTTTTTGGTTTTCTTCCTCAAGGCATTTTTCCTATGCCTTCTAAAACTTACTCTCAATATGTCTATGACTGGGATTTTTTACTTCTTTCTTCTCTAAGTTACTTTGAGGAGAATAGAGCAAAAGAACTTCTACCTTTGATAAGAAAAAAATCTTCAGGGGAACAGCTACAGAATGTTGTTTCTAATTGCCTTGAGACGTCTTTAAGAGAAATAGCAGAACCTTTGGACATGCCTGAAAAACTTCCTGAACTTATTCTTAAAGAAAGCGAATTTCAGATAACTCAACAAAAAAAAGAATGTGTAGAACATTTAGAGTTTGTTTTAGTGGAAGCATGTTCCATAGATAAAGCTATGGATACCGCGATAGAACCAGTGGGAAGTTCAGGAATAGAAGAGGTGGGATATTCTCAAGCTTTACAGTCGTTATTAGTCAGAGAGCCAGTAGTTAGTCGTTATATAGAAGCAGAGAAAGAAGAACCTAAGCCTCAACCTATACTTACAGAAATGGTTTTAATAGAAGGAGGAGAATTTTCTCGAGGGAGCGTAGAAGGTCAACGTGACGAGCTTCCTGTTCATAAAGTGATTTTAAACAGTTTTTTTTTAGATATTCATCCTGTAACAAATGAACAGTTCATTCGTTATCTAGAGTCTTGTGGTAGTGAACAAGATAGACACTATAATGAACTAATTCGATTACGAGATTCACGTATACAACGTCGCTCAGGAAAACTTATTATAGAGCCTGGTTATGTGAAGCATCCCGTAGTAGGAGTTACTTGGTATGGCGCATCAGGATATGCGGAATGGGTAGGAAAACGCCTTCCTACAGAAGCTGAGTGGGAGATTGCTGCATCTGGAGGTTTGGCTTCACTGCGTTACCCTTGTGGTGAAGAAATAGAAAAAAGCAGAGCAAACTTTTTTACTGCGGATACGACGGCTGTAATGAGTTATCCTCCGAATCCTTATGGTTTATATGATATGGCAGGGAATGTTTATGAGTGGTGTCAAGATTGGTATGGGTATGATTTTTATGAAATTTCTTCCCAAGAGCCACAAAGTCCTCAAGGTCCTGCTCAGGGAGTTTATCGTGTATTGCGAGGGGGATGTTGGAAAAGTTTAAAAGATGATCTTCGTTGTGCTCATCGTCATCGTAACAATCCTGGAGCAGTAAATAGTACCTATGGTTTTCGGTGTGCTAGAAATATCCATTAA
- the ligA gene encoding NAD-dependent DNA ligase LigA, which translates to MTQESAREHYLTLCNEIEDHDYSYYVLHRPRISDYEYDMKIRKLLQIEESHPEWKVLWSPSNRLGDRPSGHFSLVHHKEPMLSIANSYSLEELREFFSKIEKFLGKSPSYTIELKIDGIAVAIRYEDHILTQALTRGNGKQGEDITANIRTIRSLPLKLPKDAPQFLEVRGEVFFSYSTFQTINDKQQDLKKSVFANPRNAAGGTLKLLSPQEVAKRKLEISIYNVIASENSDSHYQNLQNCIEWGLPVSGRPRLCSNPEEVISVLQNIETERSFLPMEIDGAVIKVDSLESQKLLGVTGKHYRWAIAYKYAPEEAETILEDIIVQVGRTGVLTPVAKLTPVLLSGSLISRASLYNEDEIHRKDIRIGDTVCIAKGGEVIPKVIRVCKEKRSKCSQVWNMPEWCPVCHSQVVREEDKVSVRCINPKCMAGAIEKIRFFVSRSALNIEHLGIKVITKLFELGIIHTRVDLFLLTAEDLMQVPGIRERSAKKILESITQARNVDLDRFLVALGIPYIGVGVATVLARHFETLERLISADVEELLSLEGIGEKVAHAILNYFSDANHLNEIRKMQDLGVRIFHYHKPGSECSGKVFVITGTLLGISRSDAEAAIRSCGGRTASSVSKQTDYLVVGTNPGSKLKKAKDLGVCMLDQDAFTNLVDLK; encoded by the coding sequence ATGACTCAAGAGAGTGCTCGAGAACATTATCTAACTTTATGTAATGAAATAGAAGACCACGATTATTCTTATTATGTCCTGCATCGTCCTAGAATCTCTGATTATGAATATGATATGAAGATACGCAAGCTTCTCCAGATCGAGGAAAGTCATCCCGAATGGAAAGTATTATGGTCTCCTTCAAATCGTCTTGGAGATCGCCCTTCCGGACATTTTTCTTTAGTTCACCATAAAGAACCCATGCTCTCGATAGCTAATAGCTATTCTTTGGAAGAATTAAGGGAATTTTTCTCTAAAATAGAGAAATTTTTAGGAAAGAGCCCCTCATACACTATAGAACTTAAGATCGATGGGATTGCTGTAGCAATACGTTATGAAGATCATATTTTGACTCAAGCGCTTACTCGAGGAAATGGTAAGCAGGGTGAAGATATTACAGCAAATATTCGTACTATACGCTCTTTGCCTTTGAAGCTTCCTAAAGATGCTCCGCAATTTCTTGAAGTGCGTGGGGAGGTCTTTTTCTCTTATTCTACATTTCAAACTATCAATGATAAACAACAGGACCTTAAAAAAAGTGTTTTTGCTAATCCAAGGAATGCTGCAGGAGGAACCCTAAAACTACTTTCGCCTCAAGAAGTAGCAAAACGTAAGTTAGAAATTTCTATTTATAATGTGATTGCTTCAGAGAATAGTGATTCCCATTATCAAAATCTTCAAAACTGTATCGAATGGGGATTGCCGGTTTCTGGTCGACCAAGACTATGTTCTAATCCAGAAGAAGTTATCTCAGTTTTACAGAACATAGAAACTGAACGTAGTTTTTTGCCTATGGAAATCGATGGGGCCGTTATAAAAGTTGACAGTTTAGAGAGTCAAAAGCTTCTTGGAGTAACAGGAAAGCATTATCGGTGGGCAATAGCTTACAAGTATGCTCCAGAAGAAGCTGAAACAATTCTTGAGGACATCATTGTGCAAGTAGGGAGAACAGGGGTTCTTACTCCTGTTGCTAAACTTACGCCAGTATTGTTATCAGGATCGTTAATATCTAGGGCTTCTCTATACAATGAGGACGAGATTCATAGAAAAGACATCCGTATTGGTGATACTGTTTGTATTGCTAAGGGGGGAGAGGTCATTCCGAAAGTTATTAGGGTTTGTAAAGAAAAACGTTCCAAGTGTTCCCAAGTTTGGAATATGCCAGAATGGTGTCCTGTATGCCACAGTCAGGTAGTGAGAGAAGAGGATAAGGTCTCAGTTCGTTGTATAAATCCTAAATGTATGGCGGGAGCGATTGAGAAGATTCGCTTTTTTGTTAGCCGAAGCGCTTTAAACATAGAGCATTTAGGTATCAAGGTCATAACAAAGCTTTTTGAGCTAGGTATAATTCATACACGTGTAGATCTTTTTCTGCTTACTGCTGAAGATTTAATGCAAGTCCCGGGGATTCGTGAACGTTCAGCAAAAAAGATTCTAGAAAGTATAACTCAGGCTAGAAATGTCGATCTTGACCGTTTTCTTGTTGCTTTAGGGATTCCTTATATAGGAGTAGGTGTTGCTACAGTACTTGCGCGACATTTTGAAACGTTGGAACGATTGATTTCAGCAGATGTAGAAGAGCTGCTTTCTCTTGAGGGTATTGGTGAAAAGGTTGCCCACGCTATTCTTAATTATTTTTCAGATGCTAATCATTTGAATGAAATTAGAAAAATGCAGGATTTAGGGGTGCGAATTTTTCATTATCATAAACCGGGGTCCGAGTGTTCTGGGAAGGTTTTTGTAATTACAGGGACTTTATTAGGGATATCTCGGTCGGATGCAGAAGCTGCAATTCGCAGTTGTGGAGGAAGGACAGCCTCTTCAGTCTCAAAACAGACTGATTATTTAGTTGTCGGTACCAATCCTGGATCTAAATTGAAAAAAGCTAAAGATTTGGGAGTCTGTATGCTAGATCAAGACGCCTTTACAAATCTTGTTGATTTAAAATAA
- a CDS encoding FAD-dependent oxidoreductase, producing the protein MADVLIIGANPTGLILANMLIQYGISVKVIDNRNSPDDSSFLDCGKLPIILSCSSLELLHNGEMLGRFVQENHKIFGARYHWKKRTLLFKFSQATDSPVPFSLSTTYENLEKHLINEFLKRGGIIDWATRPVTLVDNNIFIESTKVSQNFENREIYNPKWIIACEADNNLDIKDLVKNHLRARKINREVLFINCDEGEPFEEDHIHLLPITNNFLNFVFYNPQERTKQLCLPQGTHSISTKLKQKLLYTYNLVISEENFYLKTSHLTFPSDYGNLLFLGSLSNNLLLSYLNGINTNIHAAFNLAWKLLPVLKKAALKHLVITKEQEDGNILPYVSPNTEKRAKKLPFSRLYTPALMYYFLKGCRKFNTTGEEYYYPPYKALKYRSSDIIKMSPQDKEISGPGPGMRAIDARLESGSFLLDPLKSSKHLLIFFKDIPDLKQALQEEYGEWIEVSNIKEPRILKLYHANPNSLFIIRPDRYIGYRTHTFKLHELISYLLRIFASEKTV; encoded by the coding sequence ATGGCAGACGTCTTAATCATAGGCGCTAACCCTACAGGTCTTATTTTAGCAAATATGCTAATACAATATGGGATCTCAGTAAAAGTTATCGATAATAGAAACTCTCCTGACGATTCCAGTTTCTTGGATTGTGGTAAGCTTCCTATAATTTTGTCTTGTTCTTCTTTAGAGCTTCTTCATAACGGAGAAATGCTAGGTCGTTTTGTCCAAGAAAATCATAAGATTTTTGGAGCTCGCTATCACTGGAAAAAAAGAACGCTCCTATTTAAGTTCAGTCAAGCTACAGACTCTCCAGTTCCTTTTTCGCTATCCACAACTTATGAAAATTTAGAAAAACATCTTATTAACGAATTTCTAAAGCGCGGGGGAATCATAGACTGGGCAACACGTCCAGTCACTTTAGTTGATAACAATATCTTTATTGAAAGCACAAAGGTAAGCCAGAATTTCGAAAATCGTGAAATCTATAATCCAAAATGGATTATTGCTTGTGAAGCCGATAACAACTTAGATATCAAGGATCTTGTTAAAAATCATCTCAGAGCCCGGAAGATCAATCGAGAAGTTCTTTTTATCAATTGTGATGAAGGTGAACCCTTTGAAGAGGATCACATCCATCTCCTTCCTATTACTAATAACTTCTTAAACTTTGTTTTTTATAATCCCCAGGAAAGAACCAAACAGCTCTGTCTTCCTCAAGGAACTCATTCTATCTCGACGAAGCTCAAGCAAAAACTATTATATACTTATAATCTAGTCATTTCTGAAGAAAATTTTTATCTTAAAACTAGCCATCTAACTTTTCCATCTGATTATGGAAATTTATTATTCCTAGGGAGCCTATCAAACAATCTCCTTCTCTCGTATCTTAACGGTATTAATACGAATATTCACGCCGCCTTTAACCTCGCTTGGAAATTGCTTCCTGTATTAAAAAAGGCTGCACTGAAACATTTGGTAATCACAAAAGAACAGGAGGATGGGAATATTCTTCCTTATGTTAGCCCTAATACGGAAAAACGAGCCAAAAAGCTACCCTTTTCCCGGCTCTATACACCTGCTTTGATGTACTATTTTTTAAAAGGATGTCGGAAGTTTAATACTACAGGAGAAGAATACTACTATCCTCCCTACAAAGCGTTAAAATATCGTTCGAGCGATATTATTAAAATGTCTCCTCAAGACAAAGAAATCAGCGGTCCTGGGCCAGGAATGCGAGCTATAGATGCGCGTCTAGAAAGTGGATCTTTTCTCTTAGACCCTTTAAAAAGCAGTAAACATCTTCTTATCTTTTTTAAAGATATTCCCGATCTAAAACAAGCTCTCCAAGAAGAGTATGGTGAGTGGATAGAGGTTAGTAATATTAAAGAACCTCGAATCCTCAAGCTCTATCATGCTAATCCAAACTCTTTATTTATCATTCGTCCAGATCGCTATATTGGCTATAGAACACATACTTTCAAACTACACGAACTCATTTCTTATCTCCTAAGAATCTTTGCTAGTGAGAAGACCGTATAG
- a CDS encoding alpha/beta hydrolase, giving the protein MYKAIFLAAFLFSIILKTSAAPIQIPGFPQIPEELAQISTQVHPKQEVCFAITIPCSDYNLLGVLHLPNTPTPESGFPIVIVFHGFRGTKFGGLTGSYRQLGRKLAAAGIATLRVDMAGCGDSEEFAQDISIANYLRDAYTILETVKEHPDLNAYRLGVAGFSLGCHIAFELAKIYNPSELNIKALSLWAPIADGAILLKELYENFTKHGEEDIVSLGQDFGFGAPPLILRPGDAELLIRIQDHVIANSLPKKTYILHQQGSNDSLVSSTQQMLFKNTAPGRMVFSTYNNTGHNLATAPDLGTILDEIVNHFKERL; this is encoded by the coding sequence ATGTATAAAGCTATTTTTTTAGCTGCTTTCCTTTTTTCAATAATTCTAAAGACTTCAGCAGCTCCAATACAAATTCCAGGATTTCCTCAAATCCCAGAAGAGCTTGCTCAAATAAGTACGCAAGTTCATCCAAAGCAAGAAGTCTGTTTCGCAATTACAATACCCTGTAGTGACTATAACCTTCTTGGTGTATTACATCTTCCTAATACTCCCACTCCAGAATCAGGATTTCCTATTGTTATCGTGTTTCATGGCTTTCGAGGGACAAAATTCGGAGGCCTAACGGGATCTTATCGACAATTAGGACGGAAGTTAGCAGCTGCTGGTATTGCTACTTTACGTGTTGACATGGCTGGTTGTGGCGATAGCGAAGAATTTGCTCAAGATATTTCAATTGCCAACTATTTGCGTGATGCTTACACAATTCTTGAAACTGTAAAGGAACACCCGGATCTTAATGCCTATCGACTAGGAGTTGCAGGTTTTTCTTTAGGTTGTCATATAGCGTTCGAACTTGCTAAAATCTATAATCCAAGCGAATTAAATATTAAGGCCTTAAGTTTATGGGCTCCCATTGCAGATGGTGCTATCTTATTAAAAGAGCTTTACGAGAATTTTACTAAACACGGAGAAGAGGATATTGTTTCTCTTGGTCAAGATTTTGGTTTTGGTGCTCCTCCTCTAATTCTTCGCCCTGGAGATGCTGAACTCTTGATACGCATTCAAGATCATGTTATAGCAAATTCCCTACCTAAAAAAACTTATATTCTCCACCAGCAAGGCTCTAACGATAGTTTAGTTTCCTCTACTCAACAAATGTTATTTAAAAATACAGCTCCTGGAAGAATGGTTTTTAGTACTTATAATAATACAGGACATAACCTAGCAACTGCTCCTGATTTAGGTACGATTTTGGATGAAATTGTGAATCACTTTAAAGAAAGACTATGA
- the leuS gene encoding leucine--tRNA ligase, with protein sequence MRYDPSLIEKKWQKFWKEHKSFQAYECSDKEKYYVLDMFPYPSGAGLHVGHLIGYTATDIIARYKRAQGFSVLHPMGWDSFGLPAEQYAIRTGTHPKVTTENNIANFKKQLSAMGFSYDEEREFATSDPDYYRWTQKLFLFLYKKGLAYMADMAVNYCPELGTVLSNEEVENGFSIEGGYPVERRMLRQWILKITAYADKLLDGLDDLDWPENIKQLQKNWIGKSEGAVVTFGMEKGSLEVFTTRLDTLLGVSFLVIAPEHPDLDLLISEEQKEEVATYVEQSLRKSERERVSAAKVKTGVFTGNYVKHPVTGKLLPIWISDYVVLGYGTGVVMGVPAHDERDREFAEMFSLPAHQVIDMHGVCINSNYEGFCLNGLSGEEARDYVLKYLEKRGLGRAKTMYKLRDWLFSRQRFWGEPIPILHFEDGSCRPLEDDELPLLPPDINDYRPEGFGQSPLAKDQNWVYIHDEKTGKRARRETYTMPQWAGSCWYYLRFCDAHNSQAPWDQEKEQYWMPVDLYIGGAEHAVLHLLYARFWHRVFYDAGFVSTPEPFRKLINQGLVLAPSYRIPGKGYLSLDQIREENGEWVSTSGEIVEVRQEKMSKSKLNGVDPQILIEEYGADSLRMYAMFSGPLDKNKIWSNEGVGGCRRFLNRFYDLVTSSKVKDIEDHEGFALAHRLVHRITECIEKISLNTIPSSFMEFLNDFSRLPIYAKGALAMAVRVLAPIAPHISEELWVALGNSPGIDQTNWPRVEERYLVSETVTLVVQVNGKLRGRMQINKGTAEKDVLALSRDLVVKYLEDAQVKKEIYVPNKLVNFVL encoded by the coding sequence ATGCGATACGATCCTAGCTTAATAGAAAAAAAATGGCAAAAATTTTGGAAAGAACATAAAAGCTTTCAAGCATATGAATGTAGCGATAAGGAAAAATATTATGTTTTAGACATGTTCCCTTATCCTTCAGGTGCAGGTTTACATGTAGGACATCTTATTGGCTATACAGCTACAGATATTATCGCAAGATATAAAAGGGCCCAGGGATTCTCAGTTCTCCATCCTATGGGCTGGGATAGCTTTGGCTTGCCAGCAGAACAATACGCAATTCGCACGGGAACCCATCCCAAAGTTACAACCGAAAATAATATTGCTAATTTTAAAAAGCAACTCTCTGCTATGGGATTCTCTTATGATGAGGAACGCGAGTTTGCTACAAGTGATCCTGATTATTACCGTTGGACTCAGAAACTCTTTCTTTTCCTTTATAAAAAGGGGTTAGCCTATATGGCTGATATGGCAGTGAACTATTGTCCAGAACTTGGTACTGTTTTATCCAATGAAGAGGTTGAAAATGGCTTTTCTATAGAAGGAGGATACCCTGTAGAACGCAGGATGTTACGTCAGTGGATTCTCAAGATTACAGCATATGCTGACAAGTTGCTCGATGGGCTTGATGATCTTGATTGGCCTGAAAATATCAAACAATTACAGAAAAACTGGATAGGAAAATCAGAAGGTGCCGTTGTAACATTTGGTATGGAAAAGGGAAGTTTAGAAGTCTTTACCACTAGGTTAGATACTTTATTAGGAGTGAGCTTCTTGGTGATTGCTCCAGAACACCCAGACTTGGATCTTTTAATAAGCGAAGAACAGAAGGAGGAGGTTGCCACCTATGTTGAACAGAGCTTAAGGAAAAGTGAACGAGAGCGCGTTAGCGCTGCTAAGGTAAAAACAGGAGTCTTTACAGGAAACTATGTGAAGCACCCTGTTACAGGAAAGCTTTTACCTATTTGGATCTCAGATTATGTAGTCTTAGGATATGGAACAGGAGTTGTAATGGGAGTTCCTGCTCATGACGAAAGAGATCGAGAGTTTGCTGAAATGTTTTCTCTCCCTGCGCATCAAGTGATAGATATGCACGGGGTATGCATTAATAGTAATTATGAAGGGTTTTGTTTAAATGGCTTATCTGGAGAAGAAGCTAGAGACTATGTATTAAAATACTTAGAAAAACGCGGCTTGGGAAGGGCTAAAACTATGTACAAATTGCGTGACTGGCTTTTTTCTAGACAGAGATTTTGGGGCGAGCCTATCCCTATCTTGCATTTCGAGGATGGAAGTTGTCGGCCTTTAGAAGATGATGAGTTACCCCTTCTCCCTCCAGATATTAACGACTATCGTCCTGAGGGATTCGGTCAAAGCCCATTAGCAAAGGATCAAAACTGGGTCTATATCCATGATGAAAAAACAGGAAAACGTGCACGTAGAGAGACCTATACCATGCCACAATGGGCAGGGTCTTGTTGGTATTACCTGCGTTTTTGTGATGCACACAATTCTCAGGCTCCTTGGGATCAAGAAAAAGAACAATACTGGATGCCTGTAGATCTCTATATCGGAGGGGCGGAACACGCTGTTTTGCATCTGCTCTACGCTAGATTTTGGCATCGTGTATTCTATGATGCTGGGTTTGTTTCTACACCAGAACCATTTAGGAAGCTTATTAATCAAGGGCTAGTACTTGCCCCCTCATATCGAATTCCTGGTAAAGGGTACTTGAGCTTAGATCAGATTAGAGAAGAAAATGGAGAATGGGTTTCGACTTCAGGAGAGATTGTAGAGGTTCGTCAAGAAAAAATGTCAAAGTCAAAGCTTAATGGCGTGGATCCGCAGATTCTTATCGAGGAGTATGGTGCCGATTCCTTACGTATGTATGCTATGTTCTCAGGTCCTTTAGACAAAAATAAAATCTGGTCCAACGAAGGTGTTGGAGGGTGTCGTCGTTTCTTAAATCGCTTTTATGATCTAGTTACTTCATCAAAGGTTAAGGATATAGAAGATCATGAGGGATTTGCCCTTGCTCATAGGTTAGTACACCGTATTACGGAATGTATTGAAAAAATTTCTTTAAATACTATACCGTCTTCATTTATGGAGTTTTTGAATGACTTTTCAAGGCTGCCAATTTACGCTAAAGGTGCTTTAGCCATGGCTGTGCGTGTCTTGGCTCCTATAGCTCCGCATATTAGCGAGGAACTATGGGTTGCTTTAGGGAATTCTCCAGGGATTGATCAAACAAATTGGCCTCGAGTAGAAGAACGCTATTTAGTTTCTGAAACGGTAACTCTTGTTGTTCAGGTGAATGGGAAGTTGCGAGGACGTATGCAGATTAACAAAGGAACTGCTGAAAAAGATGTTTTAGCTTTGTCTCGGGATTTAGTTGTCAAGTATTTAGAAGATGCTCAAGTAAAAAAAGAAATTTATGTTCCTAATAAATTAGTGAATTTTGTCCTATGA